In Hydra vulgaris chromosome 06, alternate assembly HydraT2T_AEP, a genomic segment contains:
- the LOC136081605 gene encoding uncharacterized protein LOC136081605: MFKMLEKKINCQNAYNEQINKDYCYQSHDIIHIGSAICSAYPNVIFAPPNEVDDAVSEKSQDYLSQFRAALTDNKKVAGIFKTNDTHWIAYALKIKSGNVICFYKDSYNTQRANFLKVVLSAFPNSFSYQLDQESVPEQKDSSSSGIFALYNMEVLAKSPNLCKKTLFKFFNPNPLELSFYRGTVFAKKYIEGCLYKAMQEIFILKICDDCSSEAMLLKRIIEEETPYKIKEIQVKEKNIINDSCCYGLLVEDKDKKGVCDYLKQFVQSEVAFNETDGDILLIIPNDLNLNNVKLHALYSAKQLNDKSSNLEISDLNRVLIETTSTVIFPNWNQKKNFINIIKTINFNIIIAKRQFSISFDVLKDKQIKHAFAISHLKYNINDDSSSTKSFNGGVKENILTQLALKNNAISSGSNSIITQETIDFKISVHSQELSEHKKKIPVSFLNSFLWEKNKYVKWDRISLSSINVSYKEGQFYPTDLVHGLLAEHCSSETGINAGHSKVQPGNNVVIANERASDFIKLGDINQYLKSWKVLGIIDDKHTGYLGIIYANDEARQLVLAHRSTNFELSLNTKNLQKESGLQQDIAGIFMGEILLHQAYGYVATDAAIQLLKNHSKYTDYSFSITGHSLGAWLAEMSAYYCSRDLEYPNVKTVSFDGPGSREMMKKLSENETKPFEYRKLNIVSYFSAPNLVNCINKHCGKIFTTYPNITNDFPEVLTNFNSQKKGDALLANYGHDLKNILSHFDPKNGMLYYDKPETCGIVNSWPSITHKHFGNTSHEHLFKDILEKFLKYVGIEKQIVKLVFKVYDVLEKTNEKFTTLESIVHLFLDICNKKIDHKQFWSAHKYLDKNSNYKDSVTDSLHQFQLHYVAGYRVSQISRKVRKIDDIEEDIVKYLICLKTNNEYMQGLQNDLADKVSKLKSKYEYIEVLKEIHTTEYSMSIDDLINEAQTLIYRLNLKWYLQENRYKKEQLYSNISSEPDIDITSRLNDVEDILHRKSIVIVKGMPGSGKTNLAKKYALINQNNITSIILDVSCDASFTNLLEFQTKVWNKEGKAFEFKKHSYENYTEALGMFSRVLEQNLQRALFILDNAANWNNVLQIKKRFEPLEIIGRIKYIITTRNDLFQGTEDITYVTLIPKSVSQIILPIDIELLKLLALLKPIVKAKYSTSISDKLKILCENSYAFVKRNGDIQLNTKVQKKAKESKMHSSALDFLILASEFHPNIIDKNYIISQFETFELNEFYADIKNMLENKNQTVQHPYCLRALITSLSPSIVCSNKHVKLFLDFLLKKEYRQLGKKITKLNKGFDMNITAENKTKYISNISNEIPDLVENIHYFIKEQTSFVLKSNTAKNYIFFGPSGSGKSTIINSLLGNSLKCICTGDEGQPAEIIVENTENCPVISFKSTTSQTFNVEGWIRENATYFDCPGLQDSRGLLFDMHNAQRLRLLSDVAQKGIGIIIVFSAVLINGRGKNFTDFLYQLDGIFDVESVKKNVLLVITQTNNPNVENYVQTLKDHYKELKKQGVVSGFLNLFLDQDFKSRIIFVRKVNYSGIEVKPSHFEDVHVALNKLELGSCTLNTNSISQSYMDELSKLSDVLNEYVKYKMIPLAQQIIKSLQKEIETSDKMGKDLKMFIRDKTFFIETDNKDQLIQQIEKLLPHQSKEIKKVSKTLEFLRLFNSSVKAHVSEWGAELRTLSRNYRIFTESVVTQFLEDQLVVTGLIVSVSEIDDVISKMSNIPKFIWIEAKMFLVDKSVVWRWKSQHSVVKKVENGINLYVKAKKCRVLDNNQTIDISGKNGVSPGDNGGNGGNFYGQFDYFFSGQLILDLRGGNGADGEFDTANRLKTITSSIEELKKKKEYINTVDNICEQKQSCDILKELDQFKIDLKVSREKLEKQVLEIEKIEKQLKIHRGKNRSIKYNNAQENKKSLENEKHFLEQNVSEMEQKVKDYENVAALKFLNDIRNKKLDILNKIDSNKKSLDKLIKDEDEIDKTLKNKNFITRTQKKVEELKIEYEDAKGNFIQLKVISSSLENILTDLNFVINTLPTEIVDTKSMSESNKNKQMLQENIEKLQKELNIQTKKCQSEKMTFYIAGES; the protein is encoded by the coding sequence GTAGCTGGAatctttaaaacaaatgatACACACTGGATAGCATATGCCCTTAAAATAAAATCCGGCAATGTTATTTGCTTTTACAAAGATTCATACAATACCCAGAGAGCAAACtttttgaaagttgttttaAGTGCGTTTCCGAATAGTTTTTCATATCAATTAGATCAAGAGAGTGTTCCAGAACAAAAAGATAGTTCTTCTAGCGGAATATTTGCTCTATATAATATGGAAGTTTTAGCAAAATCACCAAACCTGTGTAAGAAgactctttttaaattttttaatccaaacccTTTAGAGTTATCTTTTTATCGGGGTacagtttttgcaaaaaaatatatagaaggttgtttatataaagcaatgcaagagatttttattttaaaaatatgtgatGATTGTTCTAGTGAAGCTATGTTACTTAAAAGAATAATAGAAGAAGAAACTCCttataaaataaaggaaattcaagtaaaagaaaaaaatataattaatgatAGCTGTTGTTATGGTCTTTTAGTTgaagataaagataaaaaaggaGTGTgtgattatttaaaacaatttgtacaATCAGAAGTGGCTTTTAATGAAACTGATGGCGACATTTTACTTATTATCCCAAacgatttaaatttaaacaatgtcaAACTCCATGCGCTATATTCTGCAAAACAATTAAACGACAAGAGTTCAAACTTAGAAATATCTGACTTGAATAGAGTTTTAATAGAAACTACAAGCACTGTCATTTTTCCAAATtggaatcaaaaaaaaaactttataaacattattaaaactataaactttaatattattattgcaaaGAGACAATTTTCTATAAGctttgatgttttaaaagataaacaaataaaacatgcTTTTGCCATTAGCCATTTAAAATACAACATAAATGATGATTCTTCATCTACAAAGAGCTTCAATGGAGGcgtaaaagaaaatattttaactcaattagcactaaaaaataatgcaatttctTCTGGATCAAATAGCATAATTACACAGGAAACGATCGATTTCAAAATAAGTGTTCATTCGCAAGAACTGAgtgagcataaaaaaaaaatacctgtaagttttttaaattcttttttatgggaaaaaaacaaatacgTTAAATGGGATAGAATTTCTTTATCATCCATCAACGTTTCATACAAGGAAGGACAATTCTATCCAACAGATTTAGTTCATGGTCTTTTAGCAGAACATTGTAGTTCTGAGACCGGTATCAATGCAGGCCACTCTAAAGTACAGCCTGGAAACAATGTTGTTATTGCAAATGAAAGAGCATCTGATTTTATTAAGCTGGGGGATATTAATCAGTATTTAAAAAGCTGGAAAGTACTCGGTATAATAGATGACAAACACACTGGGTATCTTGGTATTATATATGCCAATGATGAAGCTAGACAATTAGTGCTCGCACATAGATCTACCAACTTTGAGTTAagtttaaacactaaaaacttgcaaaaagaATCAGGTTTACAACAAGATATTGCAGGCATATTTATGGGAGAAATACTATTGCATCAAGCCTACGGATACGTTGCTACTGATGCAGCCATACagcttttgaaaaatcattCGAAATACACTGATTATTCGTTTTCTATAACTGGGCATTCTCTTGGGGCATGGTTAGCTGAAATGAGTGCTTATTATTGCAGTAGAGATTTGGAATACCCTAACGTTAAAACTGTATCTTTTGATGGACCAGGTTCACGTGaaatgatgaaaaaacttagcgaaaatgaaacaaaaccatttgaatatagaaaattaaatattgtatcttATTTTTCAGCACCCAATTTAGTGAACTGTATAAATAAGCACTGTGGCAAAATTTTCACCACATATCCAAACATCACTAATGATTTTCCTGaagtattaacaaattttaatagtcAAAAAAAAGGAGACGCTCTACTTGCAAATTATGgacatgatttaaaaaatattctaagtCACTTTGATCCTAAAAATGGAATGCTTTATTACGATAAACCTGAAACATGTGGTATAGTAAATTCTTGGCCTTCTATTACTCACAAACATTTTGGTAATACTAGCCATGAACAtttgtttaaagatattttagaaaagtttttaaaatatgttggCATTGAAAAGCAGATTGTTAAGCTAGTATTTAAAGTCTATGATGTACTCGAAAAAACTAACGAGAAATTTACTACTCTTGAAAGCattgtacatttatttttggatatttgtaataaaaagattgaTCATAAACAATTTTGGAGTGCTCATAAGTATCttgataaaaattcaaattataaagaTTCGGTAACAGATTCATTGCATCAATTTCAGTTGCATTATGTTGCAGGATACCGAGTATCTCAGATAAGtagaaaagttagaaaaattgATGATATAGAAGAggatattgttaaatatttaatttgtttgaaaacaaataatgaatataTGCAAGGCTTGCAAAATGATCTTGCCGATAAAGTGTCAAAACTAAAAtctaaatatgaatatattgaagttttaaaagaaattcatACTACTGAGTACTCTATGTCTATAgatgatttaataaatgaaGCTCAGACACTAATTTACAGATTAAATTTGAAATGGTATTTGCAagaaaatagatataaaaaagaacAGTTGTATTCTAATATTAGTAGCGAACCCGATATTGATATTACTTCACGTTTAAACGATGTTGAAGACATTTTGCATAGAAAATCTATAGTAATTGTTAAAGGAATGCCAGGATCGGGAAAAACAAACCTTGCCAAGAAATATGCGCTAATAAACCAAAATAATATTACTTCAATAATTTTAGATGTTTCTTGTGATGcaagttttacaaatttattagaaTTTCAAACAAAAGTATGGAATAAAGAAGGTAAggcatttgaatttaaaaaacatagttATGAAAATTACACAGAAGCACTGGGTATGTTTTCTCGTGTTTTAGAACAGAATTTACAAAGAGCGCTATTTATTCTTGACAACGCAGCAAATTGGAATAAtgttctacaaataaaaaaaaggtttgaaccattAGAAATAATTGGGCGCATTAAGTATATTATAACAACTCGTAATGACCTTTTTCAAGGTACTGAAGATATAACCTATGTAACACTTATTCCTAAGTCTGTTTCTCAAATTATTTTACCAATAGATATTgagttgttaaaattattagcTTTACTTAAGCCAATAGTTAAAGCAAAGTATTCAACAAGTATATCagacaaacttaaaattttatgtgaAAATTCTTATGCTTTTGTTAAAAGAAACGGTGACATACAATTAAATACTAAAGTTCAAAAGAAAGCGAAAGAAAGCAAAATGCATTCGTCAGCActggattttttaattttagcctCTGAATTTCATCCAAACATAAttgataaaaactatattattagCCAATTTGAAACGTTTGAATTAAATGAGTTTTACgcagatattaaaaatatgttagaaaacaaaaatcaaactGTTCAACATCCATATTGTTTAAGAGCTTTAATCACAAGTCTTTCTCCTTCTATAGTGTGCAGCAACAAGCATGTTAAGttgtttttggattttttactAAAGAAAGAATATAGACaacttggaaaaaaaataacaaaattaaataaaggttttgatATGAATATAACTGctgaaaataaaactaagtacATTTCAAATATCAGCAATGAAATACCAGATTTAgttgaaaatattcattattttataaaggaGCAGACTTCTTTCGTTCTAAAAAGTAATACtgcaaaaaactatattttttttggtcCTTCAGGAAGCGGCAAAAGTActataataaattctttgttaggaaacagtttaaaatgtatttgtacGGGTGACGAAGGTCAACCCGCGGAGATTATTGTTGAAAATACAGAGAATTGTCCTGTAATAAGCTTTAAAAGTACTACATCGCAGACCTTTAATGTTGAAGGTTGGATTAGAGAAAATGCTACATATTTTGATTGTCCTGGTCTCCAAGATAGTAGAGGTTTATTGTTTGATATGCATAATGCACAGAGACTAAGATTATTGTCAGACGTAGCACAGAAGGGTATTggaataataatagttttttctgCAGTACTAATTAATGGAAGAGGTAAAAATTTTACAgattttctttatcaattaGATGGAATATTTGATGTAGAGTCTGTTAAAAAGAATGTGTTGTTAGTAATTACACAAACAAATAATCCAAATGTAGAAAATTATGTTCAAACTCTGAAAGACCATTAcaaggaattaaaaaaacaaggagtTGTTTCAggatttctaaatttatttttagaccaAGATTTTAAAAGCAGAATAATTTTTGTACGTAAAGTAAATTACTCTGGTATAGAAGTAAAGCCTAGTCACTTTGAAGATGTTCACGTTGCTCTAAATAAATTAGAGCTTGGCAGCTGTACTTTAAATACTAATAGCATTTCACAAAGTTATATGGATGAACTATCTAAATTAAGTGATGTCTTGAATGagtatgttaaatataaaatgataccTTTAGCTCAGCAAATAATTAAATCTTtgcaaaaagaaattgaaactTCAGATAAAATGGGCAaggatttaaaaatgtttattcgagacaaaactttttttatagaaacagaCAATAAAGATCAACTTATACAGCAAATAGAAAAACTTTTACCTCACCAAAGTAAAGAGATTAAGAAGGtatcaaaaactttagaatttttaagactttttaatTCTTCTGTAAAAGCTCACGTATCGGAGTGGGGAGCAGAGCTACGAACTCTAAGCAGAAACTATCGCATTTTTACCGAGTCAGTTGTAACACAGTTTTTAGAAGATCAACTTGTAGTTACAGGTTTAATTGTAAGTGTTTCGGAAATTGATGACGTAATTAGCAAGATGAGTAATATACCCAAATTTATATGGATTGAAGCCAAAATGTTCTTGGTAGACAAAAGTGTAGTTTGGAGATGGAAATCGCAACATtctgttgtaaaaaaagtagAGAACGGAATTAATCTTTATGTAAAAGCAAAGAAGTGTAGAGTTTTAGACAATAATCAAACTATAGATATTTCTGGAAAGAATGGAGTAAGTCCTGGAGATAATGGTGGCAACGGCGGAAACTTTTATGGAcagtttgattatttttttagcgGTCAACTCATTTTAGATCTACGTGGAGGGAACGGTGCTGATGGAGAATTTGATACAGCCAACAGACTTAAAACTATTACATCTTCAATTGAAGAacttaagaaaaagaaagaatacaTTAATACTGTAGATAATATTTGTGAACAAAAGCAAAGTTGTGATATACTTAAAGAACTagatcaatttaaaattgactTAAAAGTTTCACGCGAAAAACTAGAAAAGCAAGTTTTAGAgatagaaaaaatagaaaaacagttaaaaatacaTAGGGGTAAAAATAGAAGCATAAAATACAATAATgctcaagaaaataaaaaaagtttagagaatgaaaaacattttttagagcAAAATGTTAGTGAAATGGAgcaaaaagtaaaagattatgAAAACGTTGctgctttaaagtttttaaatgacatAAGAAACAAGAAATTAGATATCTTAAACAAGattgattcaaataaaaaatcattagataaattaataaaagatgaAGACGAAATAGATAAAACTTTGaagaacaaaaattttataacgaggactcaaaaaaaagttgaagaattaaaaatagaGTATGAAGACGCCAAAggcaattttattcaattaaaagtaatatcatctagtttagaaaatattttaacagatttAAATTTCGTTATTAACACATTACCTACTGAAATTGTTGATACAAAAAGTATGAGCGAAtcgaataaaaataaacaaatgttgcaagaaaatatagaaaaacttcaaaaagaacttaatattcagacaaaaaaatgtcaatcGGAAAAAATGACGTTTTACATTGCTGGTGAAAGTTAA